A section of the Oryzias latipes chromosome 10, ASM223467v1 genome encodes:
- the LOC101162584 gene encoding protocadherin-10, which yields MILRCRTRVSDQRAPGSPTMSMLLLLLCVIQGARAQIRYSVPEEAEHGTFVGNIAEDLGLDLTKLASRRFQVVPSSRSPYLEVNLENGVMFVKDQIDRELICKQSASCQLNMEVFLEDPLELFRVEIEVVDINDNPPSFPETDITVEISESATPGTRFPLESAFDPDVGSNALRTYDMTTNNFFFLDVQTQTDGNKFAELVLEKPLDREQQAAHRYVLTAVDGGQPPRTGTALLVVKVLDSNDNVPAFMQPVYTVSLPENAPAGTLVIQLNATDKDEGLNGEVVYSFSNHISSRVKELFSIDARTGRIEVRGEVDFEESSLYQIFVQAKDLGPNAIPAHCKVLVNVADVNDNAPEITFSTVTESVSEKAAPGTVIALLSVMDRDAEDNGQVHVEILGDVPFKLKSSFRNYFTIVTDGPLNREHVDSYSVTVVARDKGTPSLATSKSIRVQVSDENDNAPTFTQPVYDVYVTENNVPGAYIHAVTALDPDTGQNSLISYSILECDIQSMSVKTYVSINEETGYLYALRSFDYEQLKDFSFMVQARDSGAEELASNATVRVIIVDQNDNPPLVLAPLGKNGTAREPLPRSAEPGYLVTRVVAMDADDGENARLSYSIQRGNENGMFRMDWRTGELRTARRVSTKRDPHQMYDLLIEVRDHGQPPLSSSASVLVVLVDSVAEGRGGGDKGATTKAKDGALDLTLILIIALGSVSFIFLLVMIVLAVRCQKDKKLNIYTCLISDCCLAAAPAARGRPAPGRRRSASLTLCWCKARSMWGAWRGPKSPWRSLAASAPTTKTRTTATRCV from the coding sequence ATGATACTCAGGTGTAGAACCCGTGTTTCGGACCAACGTGCACCCGGTTCTCCCACGATGTCCATGCTTCTGCTCCTGCTGTGCGTCATCCAAGGAGCGCGCGCTCAGATCAGATACTCAGTGCCGGAGGAGGCAGAACACGGAACGTTCGTGGGGAACATTGCGGAGGACCTGGGGCTGGACCTCACAAAACTAGCCTCGCGCCGCTTTCAGGTGGTGCCGAGCTCGCGGAGCCCGTACCTGGAAGTGAACCTGGAGAACGGAGTCATGTTTGTCAAAGACCAGATAGACCGCGAGCTCATCTGCAAGCAGAGCGCGAGCTGCCAGCTGAACATGGAGGTGTTCCTGGAGGACCCCCTGGAGCTGTTCCGCGTGGAAATCGAGGTGGTGGACATAAATGACAACCCCCCCAGTTTCCCGGAGACCGATATCACTGTGGAGATCTCCGAGAGCGCGACCCCCGGCACGCGCTTCCCGCTGGAGAGCGCTTTCGACCCAGACGTGGGCTCCAACGCTTTACGCACGTACGACATGACCACCAACAACTTCTTCTTCCTGGATGTGCAGACCCAGACGGACGGGAACAAGTTCGCAGAGCTCGTGCTGGAGAAGCCGCTGGACCGGGAGCAGCAGGCGGCGCACAGGTACGTGTTGACGGCCGTGGACGGCGGGCAGCCCCCGCGCACCGGCACCGCGCTGCTCGTGGTTAAAGTTCTGGACTCTAATGACAACGTGCCCGCGTTCATGCAGCCCGTCTACACAGTGAGTTTGCCCGAGAACGCGCCCGCGGGCACTCTGGTCATCCAGCTGAACGCCACGGACAAGGACGAGGGGCTGAACGGGGAAGTGGTCTACTCCTTCAGCAACCACATCTCCAGCCGCGTCAAGGAGCTCTTCAGCATCGACGCACGCACTGGGCGCATCGAGGTGCGAGGGGAGGTGGACTTCGAGGAGAGCAGCTTGTACCAGATCTTCGTGCAGGCCAAGGACCTGGGCCCCAACGCCATCCCCGCGCACTGCAAGGTCCTGGTCAACGTGGCCGACGTGAACGACAACGCGCCCGAGATCACCTTCAGCACGGTCACGGAGTCCGTGAGCGAGAAGGCCGCGCCCGGGACCGTGATCGCGCTGCTGAGCGTGATGGACCGGGACGCGGAGGACAACGGACAGGTGCACGTGGAGATCCTGGGGGACGTGCCCTTCAAGCTGAAGTCTTCCTTCAGGAACTATTTTACAATCGTCACTGACGGGCCGCTCAACCGCGAGCACGTGGACTCCTACTCAGTGACCGTGGTCGCGAGGGACAAGGGAACCCCGTCACTGGCCACCAGTAAGTCCATCCGCGTGCAGGTGTCTGACGAGAATGACAACGCGCCCACCTTCACCCAGCCCGTGTATGACGTGTACGTGACGGAGAACAACGTGCCTGGGGCGTACATCCACGCGGTCACGGCCCTGGACCCGGACACGGGGCAGAACTCCCTGATCAGCTACTCCATCCTGGAGTGTGACATCCAGAGCATGTCCGTGAAGACCTACGTGTCCATCAATGAGGAGACGGGGTACCTGTACGCCCTCCGCTCCTTTGATTATGAGCAGTTGAAGGACTTCTCCTTCATGGTTCAGGCCAGAGACTCCGGCGCCGAGGAGCTGGCGTCCAACGCCACGGTCAGGGTCATCATTGTAGATCAGAATGACAACCCCCCccttgtgctggctcctttgggCAAAAATGGGACAGCCAGGGAGCCCCTCCCCCGTTCAGCTGAGCCAGGTTACCTGGTGACCCGGGTGGTGGCCATGGATGCAGACGACGGTGAGAACGCCCGCCTGTCCTACAGCATCCAGCGTGGCAACGAGAACGGCATGTTCCGGATGGACTGGAGGACGGGGGAGCTGAGGACGGCCAGGCGGGTGTCCACCAAGCGAGACCCCCACCAGATGTATGACCTGCTGATTGAGGTGAGGGACCACGGCCAGCCGCCGCTGTCCTCCAGCGCCAGTGTGCTGGTGGTGCTGGTGGACAGCGTTGCTGAAGGCCGTGGCGGTGGAGACAAGGGGGCCACCACTAAAGCCAAAGATGGCGCCCTGGACCTGACCCTCATCCTGATCATCGCCCTGGGCTCCGtgtccttcatcttcctcctggtcATGATCGTGCTGGCTGTGCGCTGCCAGAAGGACAAGAAGCTGAACATCTACACGTGCCTGATCAGCGACTGCTGCCtggctgcagctcctgcagcgcGCGGCAGGCCCGctccaggaagaagaagatcagCAAGTCTGACATTATGCTGGTGCAAAGCACGGTCAATGTGGGGGGCCTGGCGTGGCCCAAAGTCCCCGTGGAGGAGTCTGGCAGCTTCGGCTCCCACCACCAAAACCAGAACTACTGCTACCAGGTGTGTCTGA